In Panthera tigris isolate Pti1 chromosome B1, P.tigris_Pti1_mat1.1, whole genome shotgun sequence, the sequence TTCCTTTGACTATACTGAATATTACACAATAAAGTTAATATGAAAAATGACATGAATCAAGCTTTAGAGGGGAAACAAAAAATGTAAGATATCAAAACCACACCTTCATCAAATTAATGATCTGTGTTTTTCCATGGTCTGGTTCTTTTTGAAGAAGTTTCTTCGGTCATATTTTTCAACCTGCAAGTTTTCTTAATTTGGTTCTTAACCTGTGACTATGGATGATTTACTTCAGGAGGTTTATGAGCTCCctgaaataacaggaaaaaaaaaaacgtgtgtgtgcgtgtgtgtgtgtgcacgcgcgcgcacgtgcgctgaagggatgggggagaggaaaaagagcCCATTCCATTGGCAAGAGTACTTAGAGATAAGCAGTGTGCAGTAGTTAAGGAATGGATTTGGGAAGCAGAAAACTTGGGTTTGAACCTTGGATTAAACATTCCTTAGTGTGTGAGCTTGGTCAAGTTGCTCCTTCTCCATTCCCAtaactataaaatgagaataacaatgcCCATCTCACAGTGTGTGGTACACATAAAATAGTATGAAGGGTGGCACAGGACCTGATATAGAATGTAAATGCTTTAATCCTTGCTCcttttattacaattttaatCAGATCCTTAACTGGTCCATGACCCAAAAGGTTGAGCAACACTCTCACAAGAAGCAATAATTGCCCTTGATTCTGTGTATTTAGCGCTCCTTTATCCATTATAAATGAGCAAAGTGCACAGGAGTTAAATTTGTTCACTGCAATGAATAAGCACAGTGTTCGATTCCGGGGATAAGTAAAGAGCTCGCTTTCAACAGAAAAACTggatttagaaaacttttttattgaaatgtaacgTTCATAAAGTACACAGATCCTAAGTATACAGCGCAGTTCATTTTCCTGAAGTGCACACTCTCTAACTATGTGGTGCCAACATCAAAAAATAACACCACCGGCAACCTAGGCAGCTTTCCCCATCTCCCCTTCTGGTCACTACCCCACTTTTCAAGGTAACCACTATCCAGGCCTCTAGCATCAGGGAAACACCAACTTTTACAATGATGAAATGAGAACATAGGATGACAAGTATACAGTGTTCTAGTAGAAACTACAAGAGATTGAGAGCTAGGCACACTTTAGTTCCATCACAGCTGATCTCCCGAAATGGAGACGTACTATTTACTAGACTGAACTGTTACAAGCATTGGAAATAATATGGATCAAATACCCAGCATGGTACCTCCCCTTGTTGACTAAGCCTATTTCTTATGATACCAAGAGACCCAGAAGATAGTTGGGGTCCTCTTTACGACTGAATGGGATAACAGATGTGAGGGCACTTTATAAAGCTGAAATATGTTATACAAATATAAAGTGTTATGTGAAAAGATATGGTACAACATTTGCTATCTGGGCTTAAAATTGTTAGATAATTTCCCGTCATCTCAGTGAAAATAGTACAACAGGTCTGGGGACTCTGAGTTACAGCTGTTCCAACCTATCAACCTGGTCAGACCTCGAGTGCTCTGTGTTTAGACTGGCGCCCACACTCCACCGTCACGAGAAAACTCTTTGTGAGGTGGAGTGGTTGCCAACACAAGCACTTAGTGGCATGTGTGAGGGTTCATCCTCGTCAGGATGCATCTGAAGATATGGACTTTATGCAGAGGTGACACCATCTGTTAACCAAAAGCAGCTCCTTGGCCTTCAGTCGGAGTGGCGGGGTCATGCTGCACGCTGTGTGGAACTGTTTCCACCCAGGAATGGATACAACATAAAgcataaaaacactttttaaaatggacataaaaataaaagcagacattCCATGCCTCAACTATATTTATCAGACTTGACTCTGTGGGCACATTGCCACCACTCCTATCCCCAGGGGAGAATGCATAATTATGCATTCAATAAAACTATAGGATGTGAAAGGAAAATACTGAAGATTAATACAGACCTAacatctcaggggcacctgatAGGTTCCAGAGACTGTGCATTGTCTCGTTTTACTCTCAGAACATCCCTATAGGGTATTGCCATCTTTGTTTTACTAaggagaaaatgaggctcagagaatctAAGCAACTTGTCTATAGTTACACAGCTGGTAATTGGCAGAGCTGAAATATGAATCCAAATCTAACTGATCCCATGTCTGAGCTCCTAATAATTTGTGGTATTTTCCATCGAGATCCATAGTAACCATTGTGGAAACACTGAAAATTAACATAGCTCATGAGAAGTACGTAGCCACCAAAATGGCTATATTAATCTAAGCACCCCAAAAGTAGTACATAATCTTTTgtgaaacttatttttaaaggaatataagCAACCTAGagtgaagggaaggaagaatgatCCTAAGGGAACTAGACTCCAAGTTTCTGAGCCAGAAAAGCTAGAAATGGTACACCTACAAAAAATGGGAGCTCATGAGAGTTTCGGTATTTGAAATGCTGGCCGTCATTATACAGTAGTTAGATATGCCTAGATATAGACACAATCAGTGGACCTGAAACCAATGAACTAAAGCAAACCAGAAGATAgctttctaaaaaacaaagagatCTGAAAATGGAATGGGCTGCCTTGAGAGGTAAAAAGATTCCCACCACTGGCAGGTTCAACAGAAGTTAGAGGACATCTCATCACAGATAATGAAATCAGGACTTGAATTCTCTCACATAATTTACAACAAATTATATgaagttatatataaatatatttattatatatttattttattatataaatccCAGAAGTTTAATAACAACTGGACTTTGAAAATCTTGCAAAGAGGCAACTAGTCAACTTGGTGCAGCAGGgctagggctggggcagggagggctggccAAAGACAAGGGAAGAGGTAGTGTTTCCATTCAAGGAGGTGGTGcccttaaaaaaatcactgaatcaggggcacctgggaggctcagtcagttgagcatccgactttagctcaggtcatgatctcacagttcatgggttcgagtcctgcatcgggctctgtgctgacagctcagtgcctggagcctgctttggattctgtgtctccctctctctctactcctcccccactcatgctctgtctctgtctctaaaaaatgaataaaccctaaaaaaattttttttaaatcactgaatcAAGTAAATCTCCTATAGAGTGGCTGAAGTTGTCACGTGTAATGATCAGGATAGGTTGACGAGGCATGATTCCCACTGCTCTGAACTAGAGTAATAGAAGTGACCAGTTTCATATAGAGCATGAGTCAGTACATAGAATAcatcagaaataaacaatagagtCCTTATAGTACCATCTTCTCAATTCTGCCCTCCTAATGCCCCAGCGGCATTCCTGTCTTGAGTACCATGATACTCCAGTATCCTAATAAATTATGCTCTTTGCTTAAGATAGCCTGATTTTTTCTCACTTGCAATTAACAGTACGTATTAAGTACTTAGTATACAGcatattaagcaaaataaagaaaaacaagtaaaagagaTTTTGGAAAAAGTGTTATTTGTATTTGAAACTTTCAGGCCCATTGTTCCTACAAGAAATTGAGCCTTTCCTCATCCCAATCTAGGTATAGATGCTCCTCCCATGTGCTCCTGTAACAAAAGAGAATTGGCCTGTTTGCCTATACTCACTAGATTATAAATTCCAAACTAACAAGGGTTGTATTTTTGATATAAGCCCTCATTTTTTACACCATCTCTCATTGATATAACCCAGCATCTGGCGCTATGTCTTTTATAAGCAAGTGTATACCTTGTATTACTATGTTCAAAGAGTAATCTCTGTACCAGGAAATAGCCGCACATAATGGAAACAATTGGTCTGCTATGTGCAAGACCTGGGTTCTAATTCAAGCACTGCAGCAAATGAATCTCAATTTACTTGCTGGCATAATGGGAAAATAACCTCTGTTCCAGCTTTCCACTTCAGGTatgtaacatttattaagaacctAAGTTACCTCACACTTCCcaattcaaataaacattaatgacaTACGATTTCTTTTATAATCAAGATATATAGGATTTCTTGTCATCTTAATTCTCTAAAGacaatgttttctttataaatctCTGGCAGAGATGTGCTACTCGGGTCCCTTTGACCAACCCACCGCCTAACTGCAAGGAAGAGGGGCTACGTGACAGCCTCTGGTGTTGGCTTTGTCAGGGTTCACCTCAGCTTTCTAGCCAAGATCACGCTGATCTCAAGGTTGGGCCGCACAGCTGGCAAGCCAGTGACACAAGGGCCTAGCAGCCACTTCCCCCCAAGGCCTCTGACAGGCAGTCTCTGCTGCAGAGATCCCCACTGGACCGACAGCTACTCTGTCAGCTATGCGTCGAGGAACGACAGCTTTCCGTGGTTAGCCTTGCGGCCTCCTTTGCCTCTCACCGGCCCACTTTGCACTTCTCCGTGTTAATGAGCATTGACTCCTGGAGGATTCTGTGGTGAAATCAGACTAGTTTGTTCCCCATGTAGTCCACTCATTTAGTCTCCTTCTCATTTACTTAACCTCTGCTGTTAATAATGCTTGAAAGGCTTTCCATCAGAGCCTGCCATTTTAGCGTCCTCAAAAGCATTTTAAGTCTAGTACAAGACACGACTTTTTTCTTCACATAAAACATTGCAATTTTACcagaagttatttaaatatatttttgtatttagtaaagatatatttattattaacacagaaacaaaaccttAAGAGCTGGGACCaaagaaaaaccccaaaacaaacccccaaacaCCCCACCAAGCCTTAATAGCACCATCTTGTGGTGTTTAGCAGGAACTGTTCACTACTCAATCGTATTCAAAAACTTTTGAAGCCCTAACGCCTTCCTGTTATCTTCTGTCCATCTAGTTTAGCCAAGGTTTTTAAATATGGCCAAATGCACTTAAACCTTTAACGCTATTAAGTACACACAggccttgctttcctttttcagggCCTTGAGGTAGAACAACCCCCTCTCCCATGTCTTGTGATCACTACAACATACTAGGAGTGATTTTGTTTGTGGCCATTTATCAGTATCTgacattttgcaaacattttctatcttttgtttATCTGGCTTCCCTACAAGAACAGAAGCTCTATGAAAACAGAGCCTTTTCAGTTTTACTCACCCTTATAATGCTCAGTGCCACGTGGCGTATCTTCTCAAaactttttgaataaatgaatattttactcAATGAATGGCTACATTGAAATCCACcttggaattagaaaaaaatcacctgggATAGAATTTTACTGTGAAGATCTCGGAACAAGAACTAGTTGAGCAGCTAGAGAAGTGATGTTCACAGCCAGTCAGGGAAAACCAGAAGACCTGGCAAGAAGAAATTAGGGGAAGACCAGACCGGTGCAGGGGTGTTTCTAGATGTGCTCACAATTGTGTTAATTACTGAAAACAAATGCCTGAAGGGAGTTCTCCTCGCACACAACCACTTACGACTCTAACATGCATGCAGCCCGTGCTTGAGTATTTAGAGGGGTACAGAATTGCTACCTTACAAGGCAACCTGCCAACTACATTTTGAGACCTTAGACCTACCGACAGTAGGTTAGGAGAGTTATAGGTAGGAATGAGTAATTATAGATGGAAAAGTTAATACCATTGGttaattaaatcataaaataagtGGCCCTCTTGGTGCAGTGGTAGCGTGTCAGTctcataaaacaaacagaaaaggtgttaattagaaaaattatttatttctgctcctttCATACACCTTATTGTGCAGGAAACGGTCTTGCAGACACATCTGAAATAATGTACTGTCACACACTCTGTTTAAAGGCAAAGCACCATAGGTAAAGCTGATCGTCTGTCCAGAGTTCTCAGCTTATGGGATCTCGCTTCCtgattttacattaatttttgaaagtcaCAAATATCATCTCCAAAAAATGTTAAGGGGGGCtgtaaaaaataatcactttattCAGTATTACAGCTGTAGAAACGGagtatattttctttaagaaatgaaaaactaagaagaaaatgCCACTTAACATCATTGGTACGTCGGCATAGGCCAGCAGGAAAAATACTGTGATAAGCTTGTCTCTTTGATACCAAGAACACATTCTAGTTCAAGCTTTAACATGCTTCCTATGTTTTCACTAGATGCttcttttctgctgcttcattcttttccataGTTCACGTCAGAGGATTGGTACAGCCTTTAAAACTTCATTAGCAGGAGCAAATCCAATATCCACAGATTTCATCCCAAAAGGCATTTTAACCCATCAGATATCCCCTGcaggaataaaatttataaacacagAAAGTGAAAAGGAAGCAACATTTCAAAACACCCCAACAAATTTTATGATGAATCAAATGCCAATCTGAAAATATAATTGTGACTCATCCTTATGGTTTTTATTTCGAATCTTGcctccccaataaataaatatattactggGCTTCAGTTCCATTACCCTTTCCCCTCAAAGCATACAGTTACAAACCAATATGGCTCCAAACCTGGAAGCAAATGAGCAGAGACTCAAACACCCACAGAGGCTGTTAAAAAGCCAGGCCATGAAGCTATCCTTCAACAAGGACTGATTTAAAACGCAATCAAATAGCTAGGTTATCTATGTCCTCAAATCACagaattaacaacaaaaagaagagaaaggaaaggataaaatgACAACAGGTATACAATGATAACAATGAGAAATGGCAGATTACATCAAGGAAATAAACTGAACTGAAAAGTATTGCTATGCCTAATTAAGCGTAAATGGAAAAGGATTCTGAGTCTAGAAGGCAAAATTATGCTTAATGTTCAGTGTCCAGCAAATAACCGTTATCaaataatatttgctgaatacaaATGTAAATGCTAAGGAAGCAATAAAACAGTTTAGAAAGTGGTGGgtcaaaaaagaggaagataaagTTTTAGTACATGTACTAAAGTTAAATTTCAGTTACAGGGAAAAATTGCTTATATGCATTCTCCTAGTCCCTAAATGATATTATTATTACACATTTACTTTtacttctcatttctcctttcctttagaATTCTGAACtgatctcatgatctcaggattcacgCAGGAGCTCCCTAGCTTTTTTCATCAGGTTTAACACATGGTAGTTCAAATCGCTAAAAAGGCAATTGTTGCCACTCTGTCCTCAACTGCATAATAAAATCTATTCAATAGACTATTTCAtatagcctttattttttaaatttttttcatgtttacttatttttgagagagacagaatgcaagtgggggagggacagagagagagagagggagacacagaatccaaagcaggctccaggctctgagctgtcagcacagctgacgtCCCTATACAGCTTTAATAACATACTTGCCTAAAAATAGAAACCCATCCCTCTGCTCTGAACTAAACACTTTtcctaattttagaacattacaccatggggtgcctgggtggctcaatcggttaagcctctgacttcagctcatatcatgatctcacggctcctgagttcgagccccgcatcagggtctatgctgacagctcagagccctggagcctgcttcagattctgtgtctccctctctctctgtccctgccctactcacacacacacactctctctctctcatctctatccctctgcccgttctctcccactcatgctccctaaaataaaaaatttttaaaaattaagaaaaacctaAATAATTGCAATAGTAAGATGGAGGCAATCCAGAGAATTAAGCACtttccaaagcttttttttttttttttttttttaagcagtagaTAGCTCTGTTATCCTCAAAGTCAAATACCTGAgctaaaaagaaaagcacttaTATCCTAAGGagaagacctgaaactataaggAAGAATGAGAAGCTtaagtagaataaaaacaaatctggCTCTATGGACAAAACCAGCCCACCTGTTTTATtccccccagattttttttttttttctgagagagcatgggggaggggcatgcacgggtgaagggcagagggacaggggagagagcatcttaaagtaggctccaggcccagtgtGACagaggctcaatcccaggacaCTGGGATTGTTACCTGAACCACAAATCAAAAGTCtgatcctcaaccaactgagccacccaggcgccccaaaccagcCCACTTCTATTCTGCTACATTTCTCCAAACGTTCCATCTGTTTTGGTTGGTGATTTGTAGTAGCCTCTTGATCTCTCTAGGAGCctcctcttttcttgttttgctctGGAAAACTTCAGCCTCTTCCATACCAAGTGTATCTTTTCCAacagggacagaaaaaaagaggaacaaaaagagGAGGCCGGAGTGCCTAATTCTTCATACAACTTAGCCAATGGCTAAAACTGTTTTCCCCAGACAAAAATAAGGGCCACTGGCAGAGGAGTCTGAGGGAACTATGTGGCCACACAGATATTCAGCTGACAGAGAACGCTGCTCTTTTCCCATCTTTCCCATCCTGCCTTAGCATGAGAACATGACTGCAGGAGAAGTGAGTGCTTTGGACTTTCTAGGGGAAGTCTGCCCATTCTACTCTAGATGTTACGGTGGACAGGTTAAGCCACAGAATAAGTGAACCTGTGAAACACACACATCCTGTATTCTCTTTTACTGTCTATTATAATAAAATACGGGAGTATCAGTTCTAAGAAATCAGTATAGTTGAAACTTGACGTTTAATAtactccctgaaaaataaatttacaaagagCTAATCTTTGTATGGTATACTTGTCCAATGTTCCTGCAGTTACTAATTCATCCACAGGTGAAATAGAATATAGGGAAATGTGATCAGACTTGTCCCTATTTCAACTTAATGATCTCAAATGGAATTATAAAAGTTGCcataaaaccaattttttttgttttaaacatattgtatgttttctgaaacaaaatcttcttatacacacacacacacacacacacgatcctTTTCCCATCTTTTTGGAGAGGCACTAACTCCCTCCCTGTCCAAGGCTTAATGGGTTTTCCTCATACCAGTATTCAAAGAGCAGCAGTAATTAATGCCTTGAAAACATTCCCTACTATCACTATTACTACTGAAATCCCATATGTTATAGATTAAGcaaaaagcaatttaaagaaacaagatCTCCAGTCAGTGGTCAGTGACATTGTAGCAAAATAACCATTTTTCATGAACATGAATGGAGATGACAGAAAGACAACTGGTCTCAATTTTACTACTAACCATAGCTATAACCTTGAACAAGTCACAAATTCCTTTGGTTCTCAGCATTTTCATCCATTTAAATGAGGGTTAAATTAAATCCTCTATGATTTTATGTGATCCAAGTGATTATTTTACCAACTTGCAACAAAAGTTAAACTGCTGATTATACAAAGTACTTGATAACTTACGGCAGTTTCATTCTCATGAATACTCTAGCCATGAAAAAACTCAATAGGACACAGACGAATCCAATGAATAGAAGAAGAAATCTATTGAGTTTTGGAATGTTTGGTGCATTCGATCGGTCCAGGATTATGAAACCTAAACCTCCCATTGTGAACAGGAAGCTGGATGCGAGTCCTTCCATAATATATTGTCCATttactctgaaaaagaaaaaccagattaaacaataaatgaaaattcccagaaaaataaaaaacctgtCTTTAGATTGAAAGACCTATTtctgcttaaatatttttgtgctGCTTTTTTATTCTTAACCTTACAACTATTTTACCACATTTCTGTATATTCATTTCAATTCCTGCCATGTCTGAATTATGAATCAAGCACTATTCTAGGTTCTGGGGATACAACAAAATCTGTGTCTTCATGGGGCTTATGTTCAAAAAAGTTTTAGAACCTCAGCTAACACAACTGTCAATGTAAAATCAATGCTGAGATTTTAATTATTAGCTTAAAAAGCAAATTAGTGTATGTATAGAAACCCTTAACCCAgaacttttgttttgcttttaaaaataatgacatttaaacTTCTATCAAATTCAAATTTGAATTGGTAAGAAATGTTTCTAGAAGTTTCACAAGAGTAAACCTCTTGTTTCAAagggaaaattttattattttttttttcaaagggaaaattttaaaaggaagtatttttaaCTAAGGCTCCATGAGCCCCACAAGAATTTCCAGCAGTCTATAAATCCTTAGTTATATGCAAATTTTATACATACgtatatctgtttttttctagCAATACAGACCTTTCAAAATTCTGAATCCATGGATCCCCAAAAAGCAAATTCCTCTGTTAAAGGGATAATTTATAGAAAGGTATATCTAAAGAAGGTATATTTTTTGTTAGCTAATTGCCTTAATTGAAAACACAATACACGCATACACAAAACACAATACATAATACATTTTGAGCACTGGGCTCAAAATTCCAACAGTACCAATGATAACAGTATGAAAGGTTTCCCTACCATCAAGATCTCCTGTCATCTAGATACCCTCACTCCCAGAGAATCACAAACATTTTTTCAGGAATATGCTATGTATGGAACATCATTAACGTTCAGGATGAATACAAATATATAGCTATGTTTAGATGGACAGTTATCAAGTGGATTTAGAAAGCAACATAATAAGCATTGCCCAGGTAAGCCAAACCACACCGGAATGGTGATTCATTACTCAAATGGAACACCTAagtctcaaaaattatttttaatgtttattcattttcagagagagacagagagagagagagagagagagaaggggaggggcagagagagaggaaaagagagaatcccaagcaggctccacatggttggcacagagcccaacagagggctcaatctcatgaaccatgagatcatgacctgagccaaaatcaagagtcagaagcttaaccgactgagccacccaggcacctcaaaaattattattatattttattatttaatagtaTAGTCTAGGGgctcacagatttttttcttaaatggccAGATAATACATGTCTCAGGCTTATAGGCCATATGGTTTGTGTCAAACTTAGCACTGCAgcttgaaagcagccatagatagtatataaacaaatgggcatgcCTAGTTCCAATAAAACATtacttacaggggcgcctgggtgactcagtcagttgagtgttcgacttcaactcaggtcatgacctcaaggttcatgggtttgagccccgcgttgggctctgtgctgacagctcagagcctggagcctgcttcagatttggtgtctctcccactctctctctctctgcccctcccccacttgctctctgtctctctcaaaaataaataaacatttttaaaattttttttagattaaaaaacattACTTACAAATAAACTGGTACCTGCAGTTTCCTCATCCCCAGAATAgcctataaatgtattttaaaccaaTACCCTCCTTTAAATAAGTGATCATATCactatgaaatatattatttcctaATAAATAATATACTTCTGTTCTTGCCCACTTCCTGCATCTCTGcatttagcattttaaaacagctattatcTAAATGCAGATGGACCCATaggtttcactgtatttttaaaaagcactcatGCCCCAGCAACCTTCTTTCCCACCAAATCATTCAAAAAGGCAACTGTTACCTGTAGGCCAAGAAGGCTACTGGCCTCTGATGTCCATGTTCATCGGTCATAGAGCCAACACTTGGAGGTTCAACAATAACATCATAAATTATTCCTATATGAAAGATAATAGTACAGATTAGATTggattcctaatttttaaaaaggattagaGTTTTCATCAGTCTCTAaagattcatttatatttaaacagACTGCTTAGATATATTATTATAATCAAGTGAGGCCTAGCTAATCCCCTAAACTTTAGATAAACCTTTCAGAAATTCAACTCAATATTTTAGCATACTATCTCTAAAACAggtatttcataaaagaaattcaTTCAGTAACTGTTTCTTATACTCAAGAATTCCTccataataggggcgcctgggtggctctgtcagttgagtgtctgacttcagctcaggcatgtcatgatctcgtggtttgtgagttcaagccccgtgtcaggctctgtgctgacagttcagaacctgcagcctgcttcagattctgtgtctccctctctctctgcccctcccctgcttgcactctgtctctctctctcaaaaataaacataaaaaaaaaaattacttcataaAGGAGATTAAATATTAAAGGCTATTATTTTAGTTCAAGAAAATGCTGTCAATTGAGGGTACTGTGACTAATTTTCTtgcttaaatgtaaaataaggagacatttttaaatcataCCAATAGGCAGACAGGCAATACTAGAGATTCATGATCATTAATGTCCATCACTTATGTCACGATGTCCCTGTGATCATTAATTCCATCAACATTAGTATTTTCCGGATCTCCCACTGTCCACATCTACTCTCCAACATCCTAACTTCCAGCTTTTCTTAAGCATCGTTaagactgtgtctccctcacccttGACTAACAAAGCAATCACATTGGGCTTCTCTAatctctccaccaccaccaccaagcctACCAGCTGGCATCTACAGccatcccttcctccttccctccagctcCAAGAGAGGAAGAGTCCCTCCTCCTACCAATGTGGGATTGCTTCTGCAATTATCAGGACTCCATCCCCTCCTGCCTTCTCAGAGAATTTGTTCCTTTGGCTATCGCTCCTCCTTCCTGTATTTCAACCCTCTCCTTCCTACATCAACCTTCCCTGGATTCCAGACCCTTCTAGTTAAATCCTATTACTGCgcttcctttttgaaaaaaagtgaGACTTCCttcttggggaagaaaaaaaaaaggtaaacttgTTGTCTCCCTTTCCTTACTTATTCTTCAGTCTTCAACTCACTTGAACTTGGTATCTGCCTCCGCTGATCTTACTCTTGCTAAAGTTGCCAATGATCTCATGGTGTCAAATTCAATGGACATTTTTCAGTTATCTTAGGAGGCTTCCCGGCAGCACTCAATACAGTTTACTAAATCCATTTTCCTTGGGGGAAAATTGGTTTCTCATGGCTTTTGTGATACTCCTGTCCATGTTTTCTTGCTACCTCTCGCAGGGCCTCCTCTTCTATAAAACCGCTACATGCTGGGAATTCCTTAGGGCTTGATCCACTGTCCTCATTGTCCACATTCCCTCCGGAACTCAACCCATCCCTTCCCAGGGCTTTCAGTTCCATGCACTAATGAAGGTCAATATGCCAACACCGATCAAACAATGTTAGCCCCAGTTGAATTAGATGTAAGCTCCCTAAGCACAGGGACTTTCACTATGTTCTTCAATACCTGGCTTATGAGAGgcattcaaaaaacatttgttgTTAACCAACTTCAATACAGACCTATTTTCTCAATTCTAGACTCATATCTGCAAACTTGACATAACCATGCCCAACTGTTACATATCCCGAAGTGACCTGTGGTTCACTGTACCCCAGCAAAAACCATCTCTTCAATCTCAGAAAATGACACTTCCATCTACTCAGATGCTCAAACCAAACACCAGTTTAAGATTCCTTCGCACTGCATTTTCCCCAATCACTCCTGATAACCCAATCAATCCATCAAGACCTACTGAATCTACTTCCAAGCTATCTTTCATtgtattttcctccttctccactgCCACCAACCT encodes:
- the OSTC gene encoding oligosaccharyltransferase complex subunit OSTC, which encodes METLYRVPFLVLECPNLKLKKPPWVHMPSAMTVYALVVVSYFLITGGIIYDVIVEPPSVGSMTDEHGHQRPVAFLAYRVNGQYIMEGLASSFLFTMGGLGFIILDRSNAPNIPKLNRFLLLFIGFVCVLLSFFMARVFMRMKLPGYLMG